From Deinococcus aquaticus, one genomic window encodes:
- a CDS encoding acyl-CoA carboxylase subunit beta, with translation MTQPDTSAPPAPPARSAWQDALERLATDRLTVHAGGGPKAQQRQHDKNRLTARERIRQLIDDQTPFNELMTFAGWEMYQDVGGCPSGGTVTGIGTIQGRPWMIIANDATVKAGAFFPITAKKVIRAQTIALENHLPVVYLVDSAGVYLPMQDEIFPDQDDFGRVFYLNARMSARGIPQIAAIMGNCVAGGAYLPVMCDTLIMTEGSGLYLAGPALVKAAIGQVVDSEDLGGASMHASIAGTVDYKEPDDAAALKRIRALADLYAQGESAPFARRRKEPLPAPERDLTDLVGFDGSKTYDVRDLITALVDGGPEGEPSFHEFKAEYGETLVCGFARAGGFPVAFVANQRTVIKKKLKSGGEPGLRTRIEVGGVIYGDSADKAARFIMDANQAGVPLVFLSDVTGFMVGRDSEQEGIIRRGAKLVNAVSNSVVPKITIITGGSFGAGNYAMNGKAYAPRFLFAWPSAKYAVMSGNAAAKTLMDIQLAALKRAGTEPDDEDILRLYDEVKSKYDTELDPRYAAARLWVDEIIQPNDTRERLIRALEACAQNPHQDEFRVGVFQV, from the coding sequence CGCCAGCACGACAAGAACCGCCTGACCGCCCGCGAACGTATCCGCCAGCTGATCGACGACCAGACGCCCTTCAACGAACTGATGACCTTCGCCGGCTGGGAGATGTACCAGGACGTCGGCGGTTGCCCGTCGGGCGGCACCGTCACCGGCATCGGCACCATCCAGGGCCGCCCGTGGATGATCATTGCCAACGACGCCACCGTGAAGGCGGGCGCGTTCTTTCCGATCACTGCGAAGAAGGTCATCCGCGCGCAGACCATCGCCCTGGAAAACCACCTGCCGGTCGTGTACCTCGTGGATAGCGCCGGTGTGTACCTGCCCATGCAGGACGAGATCTTCCCCGATCAGGACGACTTCGGTCGCGTGTTCTACCTCAACGCCCGCATGAGCGCGCGCGGCATCCCGCAGATCGCCGCGATCATGGGCAACTGCGTGGCGGGCGGCGCGTACCTGCCCGTCATGTGCGACACGCTGATCATGACCGAAGGCTCAGGCCTGTACCTCGCCGGACCCGCGCTGGTGAAGGCCGCCATCGGGCAGGTCGTGGACAGCGAGGACCTCGGCGGGGCCAGTATGCACGCCAGCATCGCGGGCACCGTGGACTACAAGGAACCCGACGACGCCGCCGCACTGAAACGCATCCGCGCGCTGGCCGACCTGTACGCGCAGGGCGAAAGCGCCCCCTTCGCCAGACGCCGCAAGGAGCCGCTGCCCGCCCCGGAACGCGACCTGACCGACCTCGTGGGCTTCGACGGTAGCAAGACCTACGACGTGCGCGACCTGATCACCGCCCTGGTGGACGGCGGCCCAGAAGGTGAGCCCAGCTTCCACGAGTTCAAAGCCGAGTACGGCGAGACCCTCGTGTGCGGCTTCGCCCGCGCCGGTGGCTTCCCCGTCGCGTTCGTGGCGAACCAGCGCACCGTCATCAAGAAGAAACTCAAGAGCGGCGGCGAACCCGGCCTGCGCACCCGCATCGAGGTCGGTGGCGTCATCTACGGCGACAGCGCCGACAAGGCCGCCCGCTTCATCATGGACGCCAACCAGGCCGGCGTGCCCCTCGTGTTCCTGAGCGACGTGACCGGCTTCATGGTCGGCCGCGACAGCGAACAGGAAGGCATCATCCGGCGCGGCGCGAAACTCGTGAACGCCGTCAGCAACTCCGTCGTGCCCAAGATCACCATCATCACCGGGGGTTCTTTCGGCGCGGGGAACTACGCCATGAACGGCAAGGCCTACGCCCCCCGCTTCCTGTTCGCGTGGCCCAGCGCCAAATACGCCGTCATGAGCGGCAACGCCGCCGCCAAGACCCTCATGGACATCCAGCTCGCCGCCCTGAAACGCGCCGGTACCGAACCTGACGACGAGGACATCCTGCGCCTCTACGACGAGGTCAAGAGCAAGTACGACACCGAACTCGACCCCCGCTACGCCGCCGCCCGCCTCTGGGTCGACGAGATCATTCAACCCAACGACACCCGCGAGCGCCTGATCCGCGCCCTGGAAGCCTGCGCCCAGAACCCCCACCAGGACGAATTCCGGGTCGGCGTGTTCCAGGTGTAA